From Argopecten irradians isolate NY chromosome 2, Ai_NY, whole genome shotgun sequence, the proteins below share one genomic window:
- the LOC138315305 gene encoding nuclear envelope phosphatase-regulatory subunit 1-like encodes MKRNRIMSAEQTEDLKAFERRLTEVIDKLQPTARLWRMVLIVMSVCTAVGAWTWIWDPHTTQVPFTHSLLNHPFFTISCIMLVMLFLCGIHKRVVSPSIIASRCRQVLADYNMSCDDTGKLILKPRPTT; translated from the exons ATGAAGAGAAATAGAATCATGTCAGCAGAGCAAACAGAAG ATTTGAAAGCATTTGAAAGACGACTGACTGAAGTGATAGACAAACTTCAGCCAACAGCCAGGCTATGGAGAA TGGTACTTATTGTAATGTCTGTCTGTACCGCTGTGGGAGCCTGGACATGGATATGGGATCCACACACCACACAG GTCCCCTTCACACATTCCCTTCTGAATCATCCCTTCTTCACCATCAGTTGTATAATGTTGGTCATGCTGTTTCTGTGTGGAATCCATAAAAGGGTTGTATCACCATCAAT AATAGCATCAAGATGCCGTCAAGTGTTAGCAGATTATAACATGTCATGTGATGAT ACTggcaaattgattttgaaaccGCGACCGACCACATGA